In Allomuricauda ruestringensis DSM 13258, the following proteins share a genomic window:
- a CDS encoding SRPBCC family protein: MKYTTEIVVDVPREEFIKKMDEPENMRHWQRGLVNYEQLSQNPGQEGAQMSLSYKMGKREITMVETIIKRNLPEELHTIYDTKGVHNIQKNYFKEEGDKTRWISESEFQFSGFGMKLMGLLMPGAFKKQSLKYMQDFKSFAETGKSVTDS; the protein is encoded by the coding sequence AAGAATTCATCAAAAAGATGGACGAGCCCGAAAACATGAGGCATTGGCAAAGAGGTCTTGTCAACTATGAACAACTATCCCAAAACCCAGGACAGGAAGGTGCCCAAATGAGCCTCAGTTACAAAATGGGCAAACGGGAAATTACTATGGTAGAGACCATCATCAAAAGAAACCTTCCCGAAGAACTGCACACCATTTACGACACCAAAGGTGTGCACAACATCCAAAAAAATTATTTTAAGGAAGAAGGGGATAAAACACGTTGGATTTCCGAGTCTGAATTCCAATTTTCGGGATTTGGCATGAAACTTATGGGCCTTTTAATGCCTGGGGCGTTTAAAAAACAATCCCTAAAATACATGCAAGATTTTAAATCCTTTGCCGAAACTGGCAAATCCGTAACCGACTCATAA